A genomic window from Brachyspira sp. SAP_772 includes:
- a CDS encoding DUF2225 domain-containing protein, whose protein sequence is MAEELKISYFEKNPRTCPVCNKEFYHEMLLTGGGRLIAGNLRDDLRRTYEKSKKYGAVYPLIYVVAVCPHCLYAAFQDEFSMIDNKKINEALDSFEQRSRYMHEFFGPTIDFKKNRNLISGAASYFLALDGYRYHTKDSAPTLKKALCSLRLSWTLEDLANVYPNENYDKLIPFFQYKASEFYTEAIEYMQNGKESFDKLKSFGPDIDNNFGYEGMLYMGALLGMDASKFIPDPNIKARTLVQAKRKISKIFGSGKSSKSKPSALLEKLKELHTRISEELAYLNENYGINVD, encoded by the coding sequence ATGGCTGAAGAATTAAAAATATCATACTTTGAAAAAAATCCAAGAACTTGCCCTGTATGCAATAAAGAGTTCTATCATGAGATGCTTCTTACTGGCGGGGGAAGGTTAATTGCTGGTAATTTAAGAGATGATTTAAGAAGAACTTATGAAAAGAGCAAAAAATATGGAGCAGTGTACCCTCTTATATATGTTGTAGCAGTTTGTCCGCATTGTTTGTATGCTGCTTTTCAAGATGAGTTTAGTATGATTGACAATAAAAAAATTAATGAAGCACTTGATAGTTTTGAGCAGAGATCAAGATATATGCATGAGTTTTTTGGTCCTACTATAGATTTTAAGAAGAATAGGAATTTAATTTCTGGAGCTGCTAGCTATTTTTTAGCATTAGATGGATACCGTTATCATACAAAAGATTCTGCTCCTACTCTCAAAAAGGCTTTATGTTCTTTAAGATTAAGCTGGACTTTAGAAGACTTAGCTAATGTTTATCCTAATGAGAATTATGATAAATTAATACCATTCTTTCAATATAAAGCTAGTGAATTTTATACTGAAGCTATAGAATATATGCAAAATGGTAAAGAGAGTTTTGATAAATTAAAAAGCTTTGGACCTGACATAGATAATAATTTTGGCTATGAAGGAATGCTTTATATGGGTGCTTTACTTGGTATGGATGCTTCTAAATTTATTCCAGATCCTAATATTAAAGCTAGAACATTGGTGCAGGCTAAAAGAAAAATAAGTAAAATATTTGGTTCTGGTAAAAGCAGTAAATCAAAACCTTCTGCATTGCTTGAAAAATTAAAAGAATTGCATACTCGTATAAGTGAAGAATTAGCTTATTTGAATGAAAATTATGGAATAAATGTGGATTAA
- a CDS encoding LptF/LptG family permease: MKKLNSYLLKEFLSMFLGSLILFVILVTIADLSSKLSYYTEHPENMKYFITYHLARTPHNVYYLFPIALMFSSTYVLGTFVKNKEMLAVQNSGISLFKFSSPIFIIVIVLCLGLIGFWQFVAAPMNKISFEANDLGRGNKKGEYTGSLNIFGANNYIYFIENFNFNDNYLTNTVIVKLKEDGAITMRISSPSVRWNDNERKWYAETGILAEFTDDKNISVKEINNYPLDVLERPEHFMNRPALDSMSLTEELHWIKLRKEVNLNTNTLETDFHYRISYCFSGFIIVLLASLFSKFSTQSVLVVSLVMVIMVALLYYSILMMFRSMGDGGNMNPFIAAWMPNIIFAVLCLLAFKKFY, from the coding sequence ATGAAAAAACTTAACTCATACTTATTAAAAGAATTTCTATCTATGTTTCTGGGTTCATTAATATTGTTTGTTATATTGGTAACTATAGCAGACTTAAGCAGTAAATTGTCTTACTACACGGAACACCCAGAAAATATGAAATATTTTATTACATATCACCTAGCAAGAACTCCGCATAATGTATATTATTTATTTCCAATAGCTTTAATGTTTTCTTCAACTTATGTTCTTGGTACTTTTGTAAAAAATAAAGAGATGTTAGCTGTACAAAATTCTGGCATAAGTTTATTTAAATTTTCTTCACCAATATTTATTATAGTAATAGTATTATGTTTAGGTCTTATTGGATTTTGGCAATTTGTAGCTGCTCCTATGAATAAAATATCTTTTGAAGCCAATGATTTAGGGCGAGGCAATAAAAAAGGTGAATATACTGGCTCATTAAATATATTTGGAGCTAATAATTATATATATTTTATAGAAAACTTTAATTTTAATGACAATTATCTTACAAATACTGTTATTGTAAAATTAAAAGAAGATGGTGCTATAACTATGAGAATATCCTCACCTAGTGTAAGATGGAATGATAATGAAAGAAAATGGTATGCTGAAACTGGTATATTGGCAGAGTTTACTGATGACAAAAATATATCTGTAAAAGAAATAAATAATTATCCGCTTGATGTACTTGAAAGACCTGAACATTTTATGAATAGGCCTGCTTTAGACTCTATGAGTTTAACAGAAGAATTGCATTGGATTAAATTAAGAAAAGAAGTAAATTTAAATACTAATACTCTTGAAACAGATTTTCATTATAGAATATCATATTGTTTCTCTGGATTTATTATTGTTTTACTTGCTTCATTATTTTCAAAATTTTCAACTCAAAGTGTATTGGTAGTAAGTTTAGTAATGGTTATAATGGTTGCATTATTATATTATTCTATACTTATGATGTTCCGTTCTATGGGGGATGGAGGAAATATGAATCCATTTATAGCTGCTTGGATGCCAAATATTATTTTTGCTGTGCTTTGTTTATTAGCATTTAAGAAATTCTATTAA
- a CDS encoding N-acetyltransferase gives MIELINNIDDNIVESIFLISSKSEYITLSKNYIKEYIEDKNHKVIIIKDNEKIVGFIIYFLFSPDIDILFIATYPNNKGYGNKLLSYLFDDAKKNNVESIKLDLHENNINAKEFYTKNGFECIGIRKKYYNKYSALILEKKL, from the coding sequence ATGATAGAGCTTATAAATAATATTGATGATAATATAGTAGAATCTATTTTTTTAATATCATCAAAAAGCGAATATATTACTTTATCTAAAAATTATATAAAAGAATACATAGAAGATAAAAATCATAAAGTAATTATAATAAAAGATAATGAAAAAATAGTAGGGTTTATCATATATTTTTTGTTTTCTCCTGATATTGATATTTTATTTATAGCAACATATCCAAATAATAAAGGCTATGGTAATAAATTATTATCATATTTATTTGATGATGCTAAAAAAAATAATGTAGAAAGTATAAAATTAGATTTGCATGAAAACAACATCAATGCAAAAGAGTTTTATACAAAAAATGGTTTTGAGTGTATAGGCATTAGAAAAAAATACTATAATAAATATAGCGCTTTAATTTTAGAGAAAAAACTATAA
- a CDS encoding proline--tRNA ligase, producing the protein MRLSKLFMPTLKEAPSDAIIASNKLMIRAALARKISNGLYSYLPLGVRVLNKISNIIREEMDAIGSNECIMPILVSKELLTPSGRWERFKKELFRLKDRNDVDMAMGPTHEEAFTITAQNEIQSYKDLPVTLYQIHTKFRDEIRPRFGVIRSKEFTMKDAYSFHITKECLDETYNDMSGAYTKIFKRMGLDTVSVKADSGAMGGEGSEEFMVLSEVGEETIIFCSKCNYRANVEKANVMEDEEAKSYTDKALEEVYTPDIRTINDLEKFFNTTSNNFIKSIIYKTEEDEVILVAIRGDLEINETKLSNALGGLDIELASEEIIKEVTGARVGFASPVGLKKKIRIFADKSIKSVADAIVGGNKDDTHIKNVNINRDFNVDVWGDFRVAKEGDRCPECGEKLYQKKGLELGHIFKLGDKYTQAFNFTVLDENNKAITPIMGCYGIGVNRALASVIEQNYDDKGIIFPISVAPYEAIVVAIDKETEDSFKKAEEIYNALSSIGVETMFDDRKARLGVKLNDCDLIGIPMRIIVGKKSLERGVVEFKLRRDSESVEVKVDEIVEYVKAKKKELFDEISSKL; encoded by the coding sequence ATGCGTTTATCGAAATTATTTATGCCAACACTAAAAGAAGCTCCAAGTGATGCTATAATAGCTTCTAATAAATTAATGATAAGAGCGGCACTTGCAAGAAAAATATCTAATGGTCTTTATTCTTATTTGCCTTTAGGTGTAAGGGTGTTAAATAAAATATCCAACATAATACGCGAAGAGATGGATGCAATAGGTTCTAATGAATGCATAATGCCTATACTTGTTTCAAAAGAATTATTAACTCCTTCTGGAAGATGGGAGAGATTTAAAAAAGAATTATTTAGATTAAAAGATAGAAATGATGTTGATATGGCAATGGGGCCTACTCATGAAGAAGCTTTCACTATTACAGCTCAAAATGAGATACAGTCTTATAAAGATTTGCCTGTTACATTATATCAAATACATACAAAGTTTAGAGATGAGATTCGCCCAAGATTTGGGGTGATTCGTTCTAAAGAGTTTACAATGAAAGATGCTTATTCATTTCATATTACTAAAGAGTGTCTTGATGAAACTTATAATGATATGAGTGGTGCTTATACAAAAATATTTAAGAGAATGGGGCTTGATACAGTAAGCGTAAAGGCAGATAGCGGAGCAATGGGCGGAGAAGGAAGCGAAGAGTTTATGGTGCTAAGTGAAGTAGGAGAAGAGACAATTATTTTCTGCTCAAAATGTAATTATAGGGCTAATGTTGAAAAGGCTAATGTAATGGAAGATGAAGAGGCTAAGTCTTATACTGATAAAGCATTAGAGGAAGTATATACTCCAGATATAAGAACTATTAATGATTTAGAGAAATTCTTTAATACAACTTCAAATAATTTTATTAAAAGCATAATATACAAAACAGAAGAAGATGAAGTGATATTAGTTGCCATTAGAGGCGATTTAGAAATAAACGAAACAAAGCTTTCAAATGCTTTAGGTGGGCTTGATATTGAGTTAGCTTCCGAAGAGATTATAAAAGAGGTTACTGGTGCTAGAGTTGGTTTTGCTTCTCCTGTTGGATTAAAGAAAAAGATAAGAATATTTGCAGATAAGTCTATTAAATCAGTAGCCGATGCAATAGTTGGTGGAAACAAAGACGACACGCATATAAAAAATGTTAATATAAATAGAGATTTTAATGTGGATGTGTGGGGAGATTTTAGAGTTGCTAAAGAGGGTGATAGATGCCCAGAATGCGGAGAGAAGTTGTATCAAAAAAAAGGCTTAGAGCTTGGGCACATATTTAAGCTTGGTGATAAATATACTCAGGCATTTAATTTCACTGTATTAGATGAAAACAATAAAGCAATTACTCCTATAATGGGCTGTTATGGCATTGGGGTTAATAGGGCTTTAGCTTCTGTAATAGAGCAGAATTATGATGATAAGGGTATAATATTTCCTATAAGTGTTGCTCCCTATGAGGCTATAGTTGTGGCAATAGATAAAGAAACTGAAGACTCATTCAAAAAAGCAGAAGAGATATATAATGCTTTAAGTTCTATTGGTGTTGAAACTATGTTTGATGATAGAAAAGCAAGACTTGGGGTTAAACTTAATGATTGTGATTTGATTGGTATTCCTATGAGGATAATAGTAGGAAAAAAATCTCTTGAGCGTGGTGTTGTTGAGTTTAAGTTAAGAAGAGATTCAGAGAGTGTTGAAGTTAAAGTTGATGAGATAGTTGAATATGTAAAAGCAAAAAAGAAAGAATTATTCGATGAGATAAGCTCTAAATTATAA
- the hflX gene encoding GTPase HflX produces the protein MKRAYIIFVADSREYRNKKINIDNILTELSMLCDTAGYEVADRFSFIQQKIVAGTYIGTGKLESLKESAIADNVEYFVFDNELSGSQVNAIEEGSNIKALTRTEIILEIFAMRAKTLTARMQVELAFLEFEYPRLKGKRSNLSQVRGVIGLRGGAGEKQLEYDRRRARERIHKLKTQLSKVEKSASTGRKGRGSAFRIAIVGYTNAGKSTLFNLLCKEDTYVEDKLFATLDTHTRKLYLSDDAPLEAIISDTVGFIDRLPHTLIASFKSTLSEVVEADLLLHLVDSTDEYIEEKLINVEATIKEIEASNIKRIMVFNKVDSLEENQKNKILTMYDDAIFISAKNNINIDILREKILKIILESFNNG, from the coding sequence ATGAAAAGAGCGTATATAATATTTGTAGCAGATTCCAGAGAATATAGAAATAAAAAAATTAATATAGACAATATTTTAACAGAGTTATCAATGCTATGTGATACTGCAGGCTATGAGGTAGCTGATAGATTTTCTTTTATACAGCAGAAAATAGTAGCAGGTACTTACATAGGTACAGGTAAGCTTGAATCTTTAAAAGAGAGTGCTATAGCTGACAATGTAGAATATTTTGTTTTTGACAATGAGCTTAGCGGTTCTCAGGTGAATGCTATAGAAGAGGGCTCTAATATAAAAGCATTAACTAGAACAGAGATTATATTAGAGATATTTGCAATGCGTGCCAAAACACTCACAGCTAGAATGCAAGTAGAATTAGCATTTTTGGAGTTTGAATATCCAAGATTAAAGGGTAAGAGAAGCAATTTAAGCCAAGTAAGAGGTGTAATAGGTTTAAGAGGCGGAGCAGGAGAAAAACAACTTGAGTACGATAGAAGAAGGGCAAGAGAGAGAATACATAAACTTAAAACTCAATTAAGCAAAGTGGAAAAATCTGCAAGCACAGGAAGAAAGGGAAGAGGCTCTGCTTTTAGAATAGCTATTGTAGGTTATACCAATGCTGGAAAAAGTACTTTATTTAATCTTTTATGTAAAGAAGACACATATGTAGAAGATAAACTTTTTGCTACATTAGACACTCATACAAGAAAACTTTATTTATCTGATGATGCCCCTCTTGAGGCTATTATTAGCGATACCGTTGGTTTTATAGATAGGCTTCCTCATACTTTAATAGCTTCTTTTAAGTCTACATTATCTGAAGTGGTAGAGGCTGATTTGCTTTTGCATTTGGTTGATTCTACAGATGAATATATTGAAGAGAAACTTATTAATGTTGAAGCTACAATAAAAGAGATAGAAGCTTCAAATATAAAACGTATAATGGTATTTAATAAAGTTGACAGTTTAGAAGAAAATCAAAAAAACAAAATACTTACTATGTATGATGATGCAATTTTTATCAGTGCCAAAAACAATATAAATATAGATATATTGAGAGAAAAAATATTAAAAATAATTTTAGAGTCTTTTAATAACGGTTGA
- the yqeK gene encoding bis(5'-nucleosyl)-tetraphosphatase (symmetrical) YqeK gives MNNFDEKPILDYIKKYLPFREEHILSTRDLSVELAKHYNIDVSKASIAALCHDLGKRYKEEEMRKIILEYDKIEYPKHITSALLHARVSAIITIEEFHIKDDDIISAIESHTVGHANMSMLEKIIYASDYLEPSRKLETADRLREEIFINFDEAFLKVVLESIYFVLSKKQYLSDKTIELYNSLVIK, from the coding sequence ATGAATAATTTTGATGAAAAGCCTATATTAGATTATATAAAAAAATATCTTCCATTTAGAGAAGAGCATATACTTTCAACTAGAGATTTATCTGTAGAGCTTGCAAAGCATTATAATATTGATGTTAGCAAAGCATCTATTGCAGCATTGTGTCATGATTTGGGTAAGAGATACAAAGAAGAAGAGATGCGAAAAATCATATTAGAGTATGATAAAATAGAATACCCAAAACATATCACTTCTGCTTTACTTCATGCTAGGGTAAGTGCCATAATAACAATAGAAGAGTTTCATATAAAAGATGATGATATAATATCTGCCATAGAAAGCCATACTGTGGGGCATGCTAATATGAGTATGCTTGAGAAGATTATATATGCATCTGATTATCTTGAGCCTAGTCGTAAATTAGAGACTGCTGACAGATTAAGAGAAGAGATTTTTATTAATTTTGATGAAGCATTTTTAAAAGTGGTATTAGAGTCAATATATTTTGTGCTTTCAAAAAAACAGTATTTATCTGATAAAACTATAGAGCTATATAATTCATTAGTGATTAAATAA
- a CDS encoding TIGR00282 family metallophosphoesterase has product MAIKNILCLGDIIGVTGRYAVRRHLEEIKLEHNIDFVIANGENAANGVGITRDTAAELFNSGVDVLTTGNHVWNNRDVFALIGNENRLLRPYNYPNESPGLGYYIYDCDDFKIGVLNLMGRTFLEPLDCPFKKANIAIKHLKEKTNIIFIDFHAEATAEKIAFSYYLEGQVTCIFGTHTHVQTADEKILSSHTAYISDIGMCGSYDSVIGMKKEAAIARFVTKIPHRFEVETTNPMINGIIVQVDTQTGKASSIKRINIVYNNDQVERLEK; this is encoded by the coding sequence ATGGCTATAAAAAATATATTATGTCTTGGCGATATTATTGGGGTTACGGGAAGATATGCTGTAAGAAGGCATTTAGAAGAGATTAAATTAGAACATAATATAGATTTTGTTATAGCTAATGGTGAAAATGCAGCTAATGGGGTTGGTATCACTAGAGATACTGCCGCAGAGCTGTTTAATTCTGGTGTAGATGTTCTTACTACTGGAAACCATGTTTGGAACAATAGAGATGTATTTGCTCTGATTGGTAATGAAAATAGGCTTCTTCGTCCATACAATTATCCTAATGAATCTCCCGGTCTTGGTTATTATATATATGATTGTGATGATTTTAAAATAGGTGTTCTTAACCTCATGGGCAGAACTTTTTTAGAACCTTTGGATTGTCCTTTCAAAAAAGCTAATATCGCTATTAAACACTTAAAAGAAAAAACTAATATTATATTTATAGATTTTCATGCTGAAGCAACTGCCGAAAAAATTGCTTTCTCTTATTATCTTGAAGGGCAGGTAACTTGTATTTTTGGTACTCATACCCATGTTCAAACTGCTGATGAAAAAATACTCTCTTCTCACACTGCTTATATATCTGATATTGGCATGTGCGGAAGTTATGATTCTGTTATTGGCATGAAAAAAGAGGCTGCTATTGCAAGATTTGTTACTAAAATACCTCATAGATTTGAAGTTGAAACTACTAACCCTATGATTAATGGTATAATAGTACAAGTAGATACTCAAACAGGAAAAGCTTCTTCTATTAAAAGAATTAATATAGTATATAATAATGATCAAGTTGAAAGACTTGAGAAGTAA
- the rny gene encoding ribonuclease Y, translated as MNVVIIITSVVVAFVFGYITRWVIAKINLNSAEIIRQNMLRDAKEQAENERKNIISEANLELQKERNRLENENKDRRSEIQKLENRVLQREANLDKKTQYLENKEHNIENKLKKIKEQEEKLEALLEEEKKELEKIAGFTREEAKNALMIEIEEDAKKAASKIVDNIEKNAIEAGEKKAREIIVQTIQRISSDVTQESSVTSVSLPSEEMKGRIIGREGRNIRMLETLTGVDIIIDDTPEAVVISCFDPVRKHIAKVSLEKLILDGRIHPARIEEIVEKTRREVEDSIMTAGENAIADLNLTTMHHELIRHMGRLQYRTSYGQNMLLHSKEVANIAGMIAAEIGANVEMAKRSAFLHDVGKAIEIEGEGSHAMSGADLAKRCGEREEVVNAIRAHHNDVETQTVEAVIVKAADAISAARPGARMESFENYIKRLDDLEKIADSVEGVEKSFAIQAGRELRVMTKSDVVDDVKAKQIARDIAKRIEDELKYPGIIRVTVIRETRAVEVAR; from the coding sequence ATGAATGTAGTTATAATAATCACCTCTGTTGTAGTTGCGTTTGTTTTTGGATATATAACCCGCTGGGTAATAGCTAAGATTAATCTTAATTCAGCGGAGATAATAAGACAAAATATGCTTCGCGATGCTAAAGAGCAAGCTGAAAATGAAAGAAAAAATATAATTTCAGAGGCTAATTTAGAATTACAAAAAGAGCGTAATAGATTAGAAAATGAAAATAAAGACAGAAGATCAGAAATTCAAAAATTAGAGAATAGAGTACTACAACGAGAGGCAAATTTAGACAAAAAGACTCAGTATTTAGAAAATAAAGAACATAATATTGAGAATAAATTAAAGAAAATTAAAGAGCAAGAGGAAAAATTAGAGGCCCTTCTTGAAGAAGAAAAAAAAGAGCTTGAGAAAATAGCAGGCTTTACTCGTGAAGAGGCTAAAAATGCTCTAATGATAGAAATAGAAGAAGATGCTAAAAAAGCAGCTTCTAAGATAGTAGATAATATAGAAAAGAATGCTATAGAAGCTGGAGAGAAAAAGGCTAGAGAGATAATTGTTCAAACAATACAGAGAATATCTAGCGATGTAACTCAGGAATCTTCAGTTACTTCTGTTTCTTTGCCTAGTGAAGAGATGAAAGGAAGAATTATAGGCAGAGAAGGAAGAAATATCAGAATGCTTGAAACACTTACTGGAGTTGATATTATTATAGATGATACTCCTGAGGCTGTTGTTATATCTTGTTTTGACCCTGTAAGAAAGCATATTGCTAAAGTTTCATTAGAAAAACTTATATTAGACGGACGTATTCACCCTGCAAGAATAGAAGAGATTGTTGAAAAGACAAGAAGAGAAGTAGAAGATTCTATTATGACTGCTGGTGAGAACGCTATTGCTGATTTAAATCTCACTACTATGCATCATGAGCTTATTAGACATATGGGAAGGCTTCAATATAGAACTAGTTATGGGCAGAATATGCTTCTTCATAGTAAGGAAGTAGCAAATATTGCTGGTATGATTGCTGCTGAAATTGGGGCAAATGTTGAGATGGCTAAGAGAAGTGCATTTTTGCATGATGTTGGTAAGGCTATAGAGATTGAGGGTGAAGGCTCTCATGCTATGAGCGGGGCTGATTTAGCTAAAAGATGCGGAGAGAGAGAAGAAGTTGTTAATGCTATAAGGGCTCATCATAATGATGTAGAGACTCAAACTGTTGAGGCTGTTATAGTGAAGGCGGCTGATGCTATTAGTGCTGCTCGTCCGGGTGCTAGAATGGAATCTTTTGAAAATTATATTAAAAGACTTGATGATTTGGAAAAGATTGCTGATAGTGTTGAGGGTGTTGAAAAATCTTTTGCTATACAGGCTGGAAGAGAGCTTAGGGTTATGACTAAGAGCGATGTGGTTGATGATGTTAAGGCTAAGCAGATTGCAAGAGATATTGCTAAGAGAATAGAAGATGAGCTTAAATATCCGGGTATTATTAGAGTTACTGTTATTAGAGAGACTAGGGCAGTTGAGGTTGCTAGATAA
- a CDS encoding GNAT family N-acetyltransferase, whose protein sequence is MKDKVFSIRFATVDDVSTILKFIKELASYEKLENEVVATEEILKEWIFEKKKAEVLIVLEDDIPIGYALFFHNFSTFLGKAGIYLEDLYISEAFRGLGYGKRLLKELAKIAIDRGCERLDWQCLDWNKSSIDFYLSINAIKMEDWYTYRLSHNALEEFSKN, encoded by the coding sequence ATGAAAGATAAAGTATTTAGTATAAGATTTGCTACTGTGGATGATGTTTCTACTATATTAAAGTTTATTAAAGAGTTAGCTTCTTATGAAAAACTTGAAAATGAGGTTGTAGCTACTGAAGAAATATTAAAAGAATGGATATTTGAAAAGAAGAAAGCTGAAGTTTTAATTGTTTTAGAAGATGATATTCCTATTGGATATGCTTTGTTTTTTCACAATTTTTCTACTTTTTTGGGTAAAGCTGGTATATATTTAGAGGATTTATATATTAGTGAGGCTTTTAGAGGTTTAGGATATGGAAAGAGGCTGTTAAAAGAGCTTGCTAAAATTGCTATTGATAGAGGATGTGAAAGACTTGATTGGCAGTGCCTAGATTGGAACAAGAGCAGTATTGATTTTTATTTATCTATCAATGCTATTAAAATGGAAGATTGGTATACTTACAGATTAAGCCATAATGCTTTAGAAGAGTTCTCTAAAAATTAA
- the groL gene encoding chaperonin GroEL (60 kDa chaperone family; promotes refolding of misfolded polypeptides especially under stressful conditions; forms two stacked rings of heptamers to form a barrel-shaped 14mer; ends can be capped by GroES; misfolded proteins enter the barrel where they are refolded when GroES binds), translated as MAAKQLLFDEEARRSLMRGVDALANAVKVTLGPRGRNVVIDKKFGPPTIINDGVTIAKEIELEDPFENMGAQIVKEVATKTNDVAGDGTTTATVLAQAMVKEGLKNVTSGANPMLIKRGIEKAVSEIVAHIKSEAKQIKGKEEIAQVATISANNDKEIGALISDAMEKVGKEGVITVEEAKSLETSLSLVEGMQFDRGYISPYFVTNGDSMTAELEDALVLIYDKKISNMKELLPVLEKIAQTGKPFIIIAEDIESEALATLVLNKMRGVLNVCAVKAPGFGDRRKAMLEDIAILTGGQVISEDLGMKLENTGLEHLGKAKKITVDKENTTIVEGAGKKADVQARVVTIKKQIEETDSDYDREKLQERLAKLSGGVAVINIGAATEVEMKEKKARVEDALSATRAAVEEGVIPGGGITYLHAQSKLDAIKLENPDEQVGVNIVKRAIEEPIRMIATNAGLDGSVVAIEAKKQKGNMGFNALTNEWVDMLKAGIIDPAKVSRSALQNAASIASQVLTAEVIITDIPEPEKPMPPMPGGGMGGMY; from the coding sequence ATGGCAGCAAAACAGTTGTTATTTGATGAAGAAGCTAGACGCTCCCTTATGCGTGGAGTAGATGCTTTAGCTAATGCAGTAAAAGTAACTTTAGGACCACGCGGACGCAATGTTGTAATAGACAAGAAATTTGGTCCTCCTACTATAATAAATGATGGTGTAACTATCGCTAAAGAAATAGAATTAGAAGACCCTTTTGAAAATATGGGTGCTCAAATAGTTAAAGAAGTAGCTACTAAAACTAATGATGTTGCTGGTGATGGTACTACTACAGCTACAGTTTTAGCTCAAGCTATGGTTAAAGAAGGTTTAAAAAACGTAACTAGCGGTGCTAATCCTATGCTTATTAAAAGAGGTATAGAAAAAGCAGTTAGCGAAATAGTTGCTCATATTAAATCTGAAGCTAAACAAATTAAAGGTAAAGAAGAAATCGCTCAAGTTGCTACAATTTCTGCTAACAACGATAAAGAAATAGGTGCTTTAATAAGCGATGCTATGGAAAAAGTTGGTAAAGAGGGTGTTATTACAGTTGAAGAGGCTAAATCATTAGAAACTAGCCTTTCATTAGTTGAAGGTATGCAATTTGACAGAGGTTATATTTCTCCATATTTCGTAACTAATGGAGACAGTATGACTGCTGAATTAGAAGATGCTTTAGTTCTTATTTATGACAAAAAAATATCTAACATGAAAGAACTTCTTCCTGTACTTGAAAAAATTGCTCAAACTGGAAAACCTTTCATTATTATTGCTGAAGATATAGAATCTGAAGCTTTAGCTACTTTAGTACTAAACAAAATGAGAGGAGTATTAAATGTATGTGCAGTTAAGGCTCCTGGTTTTGGCGACAGAAGAAAAGCTATGCTTGAAGATATTGCTATATTAACAGGCGGACAAGTTATCAGTGAAGATTTAGGTATGAAACTTGAAAATACTGGTTTAGAGCATCTTGGTAAAGCTAAGAAAATCACTGTTGATAAAGAAAACACTACTATAGTAGAAGGTGCTGGTAAAAAAGCAGATGTTCAAGCTAGAGTAGTTACTATTAAAAAACAAATAGAAGAAACTGATAGCGATTATGACAGAGAGAAATTACAAGAGAGATTAGCTAAACTTTCTGGCGGTGTTGCTGTTATTAATATTGGTGCTGCTACTGAAGTAGAAATGAAAGAGAAAAAAGCTAGAGTAGAAGATGCTTTATCTGCAACTCGTGCTGCTGTTGAAGAAGGAGTTATTCCTGGCGGCGGTATCACTTACCTACATGCTCAATCTAAACTTGATGCTATTAAATTAGAAAATCCTGATGAGCAAGTTGGTGTTAATATAGTAAAAAGAGCTATAGAAGAGCCTATAAGAATGATAGCTACAAATGCTGGTTTAGACGGTTCTGTTGTTGCTATTGAAGCTAAAAAACAAAAAGGCAATATGGGTTTCAATGCTCTTACTAATGAGTGGGTTGATATGTTAAAAGCTGGTATTATTGATCCTGCTAAAGTATCTAGAAGTGCTTTACAAAATGCTGCTTCTATTGCTTCTCAAGTATTAACTGCTGAAGTTATTATTACTGATATACCTGAACCTGAAAAACCAATGCCTCCAATGCCTGGCGGTGGAATGGGCGGTATGTATTAA